One segment of Candidatus Latescibacterota bacterium DNA contains the following:
- a CDS encoding substrate-binding domain-containing protein, whose translation MRSMTGSLSILMILFLTIISSCGDGEKTDLVIFHAGSLSVPLRRIANLYMEKNPGVNVLLEAAGSRACARKISELGRECGVMASADYTVIDQLLIPDHASSV comes from the coding sequence ATGCGATCAATGACCGGGTCGTTATCGATCCTGATGATTTTATTCCTCACTATTATCTCGTCTTGTGGGGATGGCGAAAAGACCGATCTGGTGATATTCCACGCGGGATCATTGTCAGTGCCGCTCAGGCGGATAGCGAATCTTTACATGGAGAAGAACCCGGGAGTGAATGTCCTTCTGGAAGCTGCCGGCAGCAGGGCGTGCGCGAGAAAGATATCGGAACTTGGAAGAGAATGCGGCGTCATGGCTTCTGCCGACTATACGGTGATCGATCAATTACTTATACCGGACCATGCCTCGTCAGT